The following proteins are co-located in the Parafannyhessea umbonata genome:
- a CDS encoding VWA domain-containing protein encodes MMIKRSNRGKLSGSLGGRALPDMRKGTQCKWRYPLPYALILVLGLVLSLGMVPATAEAEISGPPAHEKKADMNADGTVDVTLNVTGAVDQSSDSSKSDVIVVLDLSGSMNQVPSPDKNNTYYTNEYYLNGGRRKVKYYEAGWHKIDYIWKYFDKAGWYYTDDSKPYEGSDFYPTTTNETTRLDTAKSAVKSLVKELLANNESHSDSVNVSLVTFSDVATVKVGLTNNETTIDNAVDGLTADGGTNWEDALETAAGITTREGASASVVFVSDGDPTFRATAGNKSDNTNGDQDKNTGKYYYGEGNGDSLNQNYYYAKLQAQAIVKKKGWEFYSVAAFGNVNNMQKLVTDSGEQTKDHFFKASDSSSLNAAFESIVKSITTTVSYTDVSIHDSLSDSVKYVLPSGAEEPTFTYKKNEKPWTPETSDKLAKLVNGAVVWSVGDLDPDTTYSVTFKVRLTQDAYDAAAPKDGEEVVSDVKTNSGDASKDFVEYKIKTDVDGTTTTSESQQSKYDSPTVAVPKSILHVSKTWETNGWGNVNPPSKLQVKVKQDGEDYTTVTLDASNNWSTDVFVAAGPKGHKYTVEEVNAPVDWDAKLPDGVTLKGLTSLTRDQAITNTIKTAKLTITKSVTGNFGDTSKDFSFTLADAFGNAITNVKAIDGTSDGVSLGNNGDFTLKNDEKLVVELPYGASYKVVEHDPKGTNDTVDYITTIDVGESGAITDNNTRTASSPEGGITQDTTIKYTNSRHVTPDVGVDLGSGASYAAVCGGVGIAGVIWMVLKRRNRLGI; translated from the coding sequence ATGATGATTAAACGCAGCAACAGGGGCAAGTTAAGCGGGAGCCTGGGAGGCAGGGCTCTTCCCGACATGAGGAAAGGCACCCAGTGCAAGTGGCGGTATCCGCTGCCTTACGCTCTCATTCTTGTCTTGGGTCTCGTTCTGTCCTTGGGCATGGTACCTGCGACGGCCGAGGCTGAGATATCTGGCCCTCCGGCGCACGAGAAAAAAGCAGACATGAACGCCGACGGTACGGTAGACGTTACCCTAAACGTCACTGGTGCCGTAGATCAATCCAGCGACTCGAGCAAATCCGATGTGATCGTGGTTCTTGATCTCTCGGGTTCGATGAACCAGGTGCCTAGTCCAGATAAAAATAATACCTATTACACCAATGAATATTATCTTAACGGTGGTCGTCGTAAGGTTAAATACTACGAGGCTGGTTGGCATAAGATAGATTATATATGGAAATACTTCGACAAGGCTGGTTGGTATTACACAGATGATAGCAAGCCCTATGAAGGCAGCGACTTTTATCCAACGACGACGAACGAAACAACGCGACTCGATACGGCGAAGAGCGCAGTAAAGAGCCTTGTCAAAGAGCTTCTTGCCAACAATGAGTCACACTCCGACTCGGTTAACGTTTCGCTTGTAACTTTTAGCGACGTCGCAACTGTAAAGGTGGGACTGACTAACAACGAAACCACGATTGATAACGCTGTAGATGGCTTGACAGCTGATGGTGGTACAAACTGGGAGGATGCTCTAGAGACCGCAGCAGGGATTACGACACGAGAAGGCGCCAGCGCAAGCGTTGTTTTCGTTTCCGATGGTGACCCTACGTTTAGGGCGACTGCTGGAAACAAAAGCGATAACACTAACGGAGATCAAGACAAAAATACAGGCAAGTATTACTACGGTGAGGGCAATGGCGATAGCCTGAATCAGAACTACTACTACGCGAAGCTGCAAGCTCAAGCGATAGTAAAGAAGAAGGGCTGGGAGTTCTACTCTGTCGCGGCCTTTGGCAACGTCAACAACATGCAGAAGCTCGTTACGGATTCCGGGGAGCAGACGAAAGACCATTTCTTCAAGGCCAGCGACAGCAGCTCTCTTAACGCCGCGTTCGAAAGCATTGTCAAGAGCATTACGACGACTGTTTCGTATACGGATGTCTCAATTCACGATTCCCTCTCCGATTCTGTGAAATATGTTCTTCCAAGCGGCGCAGAAGAGCCAACCTTTACCTATAAGAAGAATGAAAAGCCTTGGACTCCTGAGACCTCTGATAAGTTAGCTAAGTTAGTAAACGGAGCTGTCGTCTGGAGCGTTGGCGACCTGGATCCAGACACAACTTATTCTGTCACGTTCAAGGTCCGGCTTACGCAAGACGCTTACGACGCCGCCGCACCAAAGGATGGCGAAGAGGTGGTGTCCGATGTAAAGACGAACTCGGGTGACGCCTCAAAGGATTTTGTTGAATACAAGATAAAAACTGACGTAGACGGCACGACAACGACGAGCGAGTCTCAACAATCGAAATACGATTCACCGACCGTAGCTGTTCCCAAATCCATCCTGCACGTCTCGAAGACCTGGGAGACGAATGGTTGGGGCAACGTGAACCCGCCATCCAAACTGCAGGTTAAGGTCAAGCAGGATGGCGAGGACTACACGACCGTGACGCTCGATGCGAGTAATAACTGGTCGACAGACGTTTTCGTTGCCGCAGGTCCCAAGGGCCATAAGTACACCGTGGAAGAAGTGAATGCGCCGGTGGATTGGGATGCCAAGCTACCCGATGGCGTGACCCTGAAGGGGCTGACTTCGCTGACACGCGACCAGGCAATAACTAACACCATCAAGACCGCGAAGCTGACCATCACGAAGTCGGTTACCGGCAACTTTGGCGACACCTCGAAGGACTTCAGCTTCACGCTCGCGGACGCTTTTGGAAACGCAATCACCAACGTCAAGGCGATTGACGGCACTTCGGACGGCGTGAGCCTTGGGAACAATGGCGACTTCACGCTGAAGAATGACGAGAAGCTTGTGGTCGAGCTTCCCTATGGGGCTTCGTACAAGGTGGTCGAGCACGACCCGAAGGGTACGAACGACACCGTTGACTACATCACCACGATCGATGTGGGTGAAAGTGGCGCAATCACTGACAATAACACGCGCACTGCCAGCTCGCCCGAAGGCGGCATCACGCAAGACACGACCATCAAGTACACCAACTCTCGCCACGTTACGCCGGACGTGGGCGTCGACCTTGGCAGCGGTGCTTCCTATGCAGCCGTTTGCGGCGGGGTTGGTATTGCCGGCGTGATTTGGATGGTCCTCAAGCGGCGGAACAGACTGGGAATCTAG
- a CDS encoding 4-alpha-glucanotransferase gives MALRARHNTSDSQYRNPFGAVLAGGAVSLCIDVWDEPSAEARLRVWIDDKGEKILDMDRIPLGDQEAAQFGDDVPVRFGVTIEPEEPEVIWYSFQIVAADGAAWRYGAAREHGCGEGAFAFGEPPSFQITVYQNERKEQPDWYKNGIVYQIFPDRFYRGKGWEKSVEAAFKKPHNAGPGMRFVDDWFTYPRYDKTQDGRIANWDFYGGTLNGIREKLPYLEALGITVIYLNPIFEAASNHRYDTANYLKIDPMLGTEADFKALCQDASARGISIILDGVFNHVGADSLYFNKYGNYGSEGAAQPGASAYDTWFDFNGDGSYKSWWGVDDLPDVNEDSPDFRELICGHDGVIRKWLRLGARGWRLDVADELSDDFISEIKAAALAEKPDAVVIGEVWEDATNKFAYNRLRHYFWGSELDGTMNYPLRQVLLDFLTNRVEAAEVCRVTQSLMENYPPEAFASELNLLGSHDRIRLLTILGNSPEPDSLGDYQRYAFRLDKDHTNLAVSRLWVAALLQMTLPGVPSIYYGDEAGLQGYGDPYNRAAFPWRRENKDCFDIYRNAVAIRKSLPVFTDGDYRPFAIGRDVFGFWREDANSKVCVLVNASLDVDHTVTIPLDGLEVDDVVSGKAPKVEDGNARVFLWPLGTAVLNLHKRQRLQKPMERGMGVVCHVTSLPNPGRPGKPGTLGDPAYRFIDYLAAGGQRYWQVLPVNPTDHFGSPYAGLSAFAGNVALMWGYDEDGGTSFSADFEGTREYRDFLQENEEWLIPYATFRAIKRRMGEKSWQEWPERYREYSGRLAHSKELAADVRRECAVQFEFMRQWGEVRAYANARGIKIIGDMPMYVSADSSDVWAERKYFAVGADGYPAGQAGCPPDSFSADGQLWGNPTYRWDVMRADGYRWWMRRFKRAFQLYDYVRLDHFLGFSSYYCIPNGKTPLQGSWYFGPGLDLFRRAYQEFGPLPVVAEDLGTVTPAVRTLVSATGFPGMDVAQFYQGDPSEQYEPAPQKMVYTSTHDTNTLLGWVREHYGLAPAEGAGEEDVVRLHDEAVAKADRVMDNCLATDADVAMVTLQDVLRLDEKHRMNVPGVATGNWSWQADQASIDASQQHLRDLAEKSGRI, from the coding sequence ATGGCTTTGAGGGCTAGGCACAACACCTCAGACAGCCAATACAGGAACCCGTTCGGCGCCGTCCTTGCTGGCGGCGCCGTTTCCTTGTGTATTGACGTCTGGGACGAGCCGTCGGCGGAGGCACGGCTTCGCGTTTGGATAGACGACAAGGGCGAGAAGATCCTGGACATGGACCGCATCCCCCTCGGCGATCAGGAGGCCGCCCAGTTCGGGGACGACGTTCCCGTGCGCTTCGGCGTCACGATCGAGCCGGAGGAGCCCGAGGTCATCTGGTACTCGTTCCAGATCGTCGCGGCGGACGGCGCCGCGTGGCGCTACGGTGCCGCGCGCGAGCACGGCTGCGGCGAGGGCGCCTTCGCCTTCGGCGAGCCGCCATCGTTCCAGATCACCGTGTACCAGAACGAGCGCAAGGAGCAGCCGGACTGGTACAAGAACGGCATCGTCTACCAGATCTTCCCGGACCGCTTCTACCGCGGCAAGGGCTGGGAGAAGAGCGTGGAGGCAGCGTTCAAGAAGCCCCACAACGCCGGCCCCGGCATGCGCTTCGTGGACGACTGGTTCACGTACCCGCGCTACGACAAGACCCAGGACGGCCGCATCGCCAACTGGGACTTCTACGGCGGCACGCTAAACGGCATCCGCGAGAAGCTCCCGTACCTCGAGGCCCTCGGCATCACGGTCATCTACCTCAACCCCATCTTCGAGGCCGCGTCCAACCACCGCTACGACACGGCCAACTACCTCAAGATCGACCCGATGCTCGGTACGGAGGCGGACTTCAAGGCGCTGTGCCAGGACGCGTCCGCCCGTGGCATCTCCATCATCCTCGACGGCGTGTTCAACCACGTCGGCGCGGACTCCCTCTACTTCAACAAGTACGGCAACTACGGCTCGGAGGGCGCGGCCCAGCCCGGCGCCTCCGCGTACGACACCTGGTTCGACTTCAACGGCGACGGCAGCTACAAGAGTTGGTGGGGCGTCGACGACCTGCCCGACGTGAACGAGGACAGTCCCGACTTCCGCGAGCTCATCTGCGGCCACGACGGCGTCATCCGCAAGTGGCTCCGCCTCGGCGCGCGCGGCTGGCGCCTCGACGTGGCCGACGAGCTCTCCGACGACTTCATCTCAGAGATCAAGGCGGCGGCCCTGGCCGAGAAGCCCGACGCCGTCGTGATCGGCGAGGTCTGGGAGGACGCGACCAACAAGTTCGCGTACAACAGGCTCCGCCACTACTTCTGGGGCTCCGAGCTCGATGGCACCATGAACTACCCGTTGCGCCAGGTGCTCCTAGACTTCCTCACCAACCGCGTCGAGGCTGCGGAGGTCTGCCGCGTCACCCAGTCCCTCATGGAGAACTACCCGCCGGAGGCGTTCGCGAGCGAGCTCAACCTGCTGGGCAGCCACGACCGGATCAGGCTTCTCACCATCCTGGGCAACTCGCCGGAGCCGGATTCCCTCGGCGACTACCAGCGCTACGCGTTCCGCCTGGACAAGGACCACACCAACCTCGCCGTCAGCCGCCTGTGGGTCGCGGCCCTGCTACAGATGACGCTGCCCGGCGTCCCAAGCATCTACTACGGCGACGAGGCCGGCCTCCAGGGCTACGGCGACCCGTACAACCGCGCTGCCTTCCCGTGGCGCCGCGAGAACAAGGACTGCTTCGACATCTATCGCAACGCCGTCGCCATCAGGAAGTCCCTGCCCGTGTTCACGGACGGCGACTACCGTCCGTTCGCGATCGGTCGGGACGTCTTTGGCTTCTGGCGCGAGGACGCCAACTCCAAGGTCTGCGTGCTCGTGAACGCAAGCCTCGACGTCGACCACACCGTCACCATCCCGCTGGACGGCCTCGAGGTGGACGACGTCGTCTCCGGCAAGGCGCCCAAGGTGGAGGACGGTAACGCCCGCGTGTTCCTGTGGCCGCTCGGCACGGCCGTGCTCAACCTGCACAAGCGGCAGCGCCTACAGAAGCCCATGGAGCGCGGCATGGGCGTGGTCTGCCACGTCACGTCGCTTCCCAACCCGGGCCGCCCCGGCAAGCCGGGCACGCTGGGAGACCCCGCGTACCGCTTCATAGACTACCTCGCCGCCGGCGGCCAGCGCTACTGGCAGGTCCTTCCCGTCAACCCCACGGACCACTTCGGCTCCCCGTACGCGGGGCTTTCCGCGTTCGCGGGCAACGTCGCGCTCATGTGGGGCTACGACGAGGACGGCGGCACCTCCTTCTCGGCGGACTTCGAGGGCACGCGCGAGTACCGCGACTTCCTGCAAGAAAACGAGGAGTGGCTCATCCCGTACGCAACGTTCCGCGCCATCAAGCGCCGCATGGGCGAGAAGAGCTGGCAGGAGTGGCCGGAGCGCTACCGCGAGTACAGCGGCAGGCTCGCCCACAGCAAGGAGCTCGCCGCGGACGTGCGCCGCGAGTGCGCCGTGCAGTTCGAGTTCATGCGCCAGTGGGGCGAGGTCCGCGCGTACGCCAACGCCCGCGGGATCAAGATCATTGGCGACATGCCCATGTACGTGAGCGCGGACTCGTCCGACGTCTGGGCGGAGCGCAAGTACTTCGCAGTGGGCGCCGACGGCTACCCCGCGGGCCAGGCGGGCTGCCCGCCCGACAGCTTCTCTGCGGACGGCCAGCTGTGGGGCAACCCAACGTATCGCTGGGACGTCATGCGCGCTGACGGCTACCGCTGGTGGATGCGCCGCTTCAAGCGCGCGTTCCAGCTGTACGACTACGTGCGCCTGGACCACTTCCTGGGCTTCAGCAGCTACTACTGCATCCCAAACGGCAAGACCCCGCTCCAGGGTTCGTGGTACTTTGGGCCTGGGCTCGACCTGTTCCGTCGCGCGTACCAGGAGTTTGGCCCGCTGCCCGTCGTGGCGGAGGACCTTGGCACCGTCACGCCGGCCGTGCGCACCCTCGTGAGCGCAACCGGCTTCCCGGGCATGGACGTGGCCCAGTTCTACCAGGGCGATCCCAGCGAGCAGTACGAGCCCGCGCCGCAGAAGATGGTGTACACCTCCACGCACGACACCAACACGCTCCTGGGCTGGGTGCGCGAGCACTACGGCCTCGCGCCCGCGGAGGGCGCCGGCGAGGAGGATGTCGTGCGCCTGCACGACGAGGCCGTCGCCAAGGCGGATCGCGTGATGGACAACTGCCTCGCCACGGACGCCGATGTCGCCATGGTCACGCTGCAGGACGTCCTTCGCCTGGACGAGAAACACCGCATGAACGTGCCGGGCGTCGCCACGGGCAACTGGAGCTGGCAGGCAGACCAGGCGTCCATTGACGCCTCCCAGCAGCATCTGCGCGATCTGGCCGAGAAGAGCGGCCGCATCTAG
- a CDS encoding LytR/AlgR family response regulator transcription factor, which translates to MQYDLSERSLDLFDALWHGDLNTCLEQVDAGFSFVSPLTNAHEPAPKQLESYCKRGRSLSKILDYRVLQVRRIFETEETCIILLLGNVLDPSRGAIGFRCTFVWHVQPEEPRLVHMHFSLPLAPPDMPIDKLSVSAQARGNPIILRDTDGHSHVVNRAEVLYLESRHQYTIVHLPRRQIRARVALSELLRDFPDYFVRVHRSYAINVLHVEQISRREIRLAGGSHIPIPERRSKSVREEVLDAMVRARLVSEPGSIAPPEMKNERG; encoded by the coding sequence ATGCAGTACGACTTGTCCGAGCGCTCCCTCGACCTGTTCGACGCCCTCTGGCATGGTGACCTGAACACCTGCCTTGAACAGGTTGACGCTGGATTCTCGTTCGTGAGCCCACTCACGAACGCACACGAGCCCGCACCCAAGCAGCTGGAATCGTATTGCAAAAGGGGTAGAAGCCTTTCCAAAATCCTCGACTACCGGGTGCTGCAGGTGCGTCGCATCTTCGAGACTGAGGAGACCTGCATCATCCTCCTGCTGGGAAACGTGCTCGATCCCTCCCGCGGGGCGATTGGCTTTCGCTGCACCTTTGTCTGGCATGTCCAGCCCGAGGAGCCAAGGCTCGTGCACATGCACTTCTCGCTCCCACTTGCCCCGCCGGACATGCCGATCGACAAGCTTTCCGTCAGTGCGCAGGCACGGGGAAACCCGATCATCCTGCGCGACACGGACGGCCACTCGCACGTGGTGAACCGTGCCGAGGTCCTGTACCTGGAGAGCCGCCACCAGTACACCATTGTCCACCTGCCGCGGCGGCAGATTCGGGCGCGCGTCGCCCTCAGCGAGCTGCTGCGCGACTTTCCCGACTACTTTGTGCGCGTTCACCGCAGCTACGCCATCAACGTCCTGCACGTTGAGCAGATTTCGCGGCGAGAGATCCGCCTGGCGGGCGGCTCGCACATCCCCATACCGGAACGTCGCAGCAAGAGCGTTCGCGAGGAGGTTCTTGATGCGATGGTCCGTGCGAGGCTCGTGTCAGAGCCAGGAAGCATAGCACCCCCCGAAATGAAAAATGAGCGAGGCTAG